AGAAAGAGCCTGGTCGCCGCCGTTCCCATCAAGGCCGGCGAACCGTTCACCCCCGAAAATCTCACCGCCAAGCGCCCCGGCACCGGCATCTCCCCGATGGACTACTGGGCCTCGCTCGGCCACCCCGCCCATCACGACTACGACACCGACGAACCGATAGGAGCCCCGTAACATGGTCTGGGACCCCGTCTGGGAAAAAATCTTCGCCTCCCGCGCCTGGGGCCGCTACCCAGGCGAAGAACTCGTCCGCTTCGTCGCCCGGAACTTCTACGACGCCCCCGACCGCACCGCCATCAAATTTCTCGAACTCGGCTGCGGCCCCGGCCCGAATCTCTGGTTCCTCGCCCGCGAAGGCTTCACCGCCTTCGGGATCGACGGCTCGCCCTCAGCACTCAGCCAGGCCCGCGCCCGCCTGGATCAAGAGGTTCCCAACTGGCGCGGTGCCCTCCTCCAGGGCGAACTCCTCCATTTGCCCTTCCCCGACAACTCCTTCGACGCCCTCATCGACAACGAAGCCGTCTCCTGCAACTCCTTCGAAGACGCCTGCCACATCTACGCCGAAGCCCACCGCGTCCTGAAACCCGGAGGCAAACTCTTCGTCCGCACCTTCGCCACCGGCTCCTGGGGCGACGGCACCGGCACTCCCGCCGGCCACAACGCCTGGCTCGCCTCCGAAGGCCCCCTCGCCGGCGAAGGCCTCGCCCGTTTCACCGACGAACAGCAACTATTCGATCTTCTCAACGGATTTTTCCAGGACTCAGTAAAATTACTCCATTCGACTGATAAAAATGTAACTCACGCTGTCGTTGAGTGGTTCGTGCAGGCTGGCAAGGCTCTTAAATGAACACTCCCGAATTCAGTCTGATTATTACCACATACAATTCGTCTCGGACCATCGATCAAGCGTTGAAAAGCGTCGAAAATCTTGAAGACGCGAAAAACATCGAAGTCATTATCTCAGATGACGCATCTCAGGATGACACTGTCGGACATATCACAGCCTGGGCTCATCGCTGCAATGATATATTTAACAATATTATTGTAATTCCAAACGAGGTAAACTTAGGGATAGCCGGCAATCATACGCTTGCATTTGGATGCGCCACTGCTGCATTTGGAACGTATATTGGCGGAGACGACTATTTTATACGCCCAGATTTCTTTCGCAACCTGCGTCGTCATATCGATTCAAATCTGAAAATTGCAAAAACAGATCTCATATCCATATTTGAAGAGACGGGAGCGGCAATTCCGACATTTCACGAGGTCGCTCGCTTTTTCGCCTATCCATTACCTATGCAAAAACGCCTCATGTGTCTCGTCGGCAATGTTATCGCAGGCGGTCCCGGCACCATTTTGCATATCCCGACCCTGAAACAACTAGGCTATTTCGGTAAAGAAATACGTGTGTTTGAAGATTTTCAGGTCTATCTATCTTTTCTTTTCGCCGGATACCGCATTCGCATGCTGCCTGTGCAGGGCATCGCCTGGCGCCGGCACCTCGGATCCCTTTCCTATTCCCAGAAAGAGCGGATGCACGAGGCTCAGGGAGCCATCTACAACACTTACATTCGCCCCCATCTCCCTCGCCTCCCCTATATCACAAGGTCTTTAACCAAGTTGCGCTACGCTTTTCCCACGGGCATATGGGTAAAACTTTTCTGCCCTCTCTGGTGGGGTCACTTACTACACGTTTTCTTGAGAGAGGCACGAGAGCCTACTTCAACCCTGAAATCATCAGAACCGAAGATTTTGGACATAGAAGCATGACACCACTCTCTCCCTCCACAAGCAACAATCAAGATTTTATCTTGCTTCTTCGCCGCACCCAAAAATCATGTCCCTCCAACAAGCCAGTGTATTTTTCATTTTTCCAGCAATCTTTCGAAGCGGAATAATCTTCAAAAGGCAGCTGTAGATTACGAGAAAATACAACGAAATATAGAAATATATTTCACGATGATATTTTCTCATAGAGTCCCAATACACTTTCAGTCCAAAATGATCACTTGTGAATTGATTGAAAAAATCAAAATAAAATGGAATAATATGCCAAAATAAGACCTGACATTTTTCTCTTGCAAATACCCGTTTATCAAGTAGCCCCTTTTTAAGGCTTTCTTCCAGTATATTTATATATTTATTTCCAAATATCTCCGCCTCATTTCGCTGTTTTCTGATCATTTTCTGCCATTGCAAACATTCAATACTGCATGCAACCACTTTTTTCTTTTCCTCTAAAATCCTCAGCAGGATATCAAGGTGAGGGAAATCAGGCTCATATTGTTCAAACGCGCCCTGTACCTTTTCATAGACATCCCGCCTGAAAAAATAAGCGCCAGCCCATGTCGCATGATATGAAAACCTTCGAACAAGATCATTAACATTTTCAATAACCCTTTCACGGATACTTAGTTTTTTCATTCCGTGAATATAAATTATTGATGCATCCCCATTATCCCGGACAGCTTGCAAACACTTTTCGACTCCACCCGGCAAAAATAGAAAACTATCGTTATGCAGTTTTAAAAATTCGCCTTTTCCATATCTCATTGATCGTTCAAAATTACAATTTGCGCCCACAGGGATATCCGATCTGATTGAAACGATTTTTCCATGAAACATTGTCTGATACTGTTTCACAACTTCAGGAGTATTGTCCGTCGACGCGTTATCAGAAACAACTATTTCAACATCGTTGCTTTCAAGAAACACCCTCTGAGAAACAATTGATGCCAATGTTTTTTCTAAAAACGAAGCTCGATTATATGTTGGAATACAAATTGTCAACACAGGATTTTTCACGGCTGTTTATCCTGAGCTTCACTTTTTTTTGCAGATGATATTTCGACAACAAGCAGTTCAATATCTTCCCGAAAAGATATTTCAGAAATTGTTCTGGAATCGAACTCCTTCGGCAAGAGACCCCACAAATGTTGATTTTCCAACCATTTCTTTCCCTTCAGCCAGTTCCGGAAAGCATTGGCATAATCGCCACTGGCCACCGCCAGTCTGATCCCTCTTCGTTCCATGACATCCAAAAAGGTGCCATTTTTCCTTGCCATAAATGCCTCGTGGTCCAATGCCAATCCTAGACCAGAGACACTCTTTATTCCTGTTGCCCAACTTATGAAACCATCATCGAACTCGAGGAACGTCTGGCAACCAAGGCGCTGCATCTCTTTTTTAATACTCTCTCTCTCTCTGCAAATATTTGCCGCTGTGGTCCGCTCCTTTCATTACACTTATGATTGATAAAAGCATTGCCCAAGAACGTCATAAAAAAGAAAAGGACCATTCCCGACAAAAGACGACCATAGCCCCCAACATCAAGCCAGAATGGCAATATGTTAAGGAGTTCATTCACAAGCAGAGCCACAAGAATATTGGAAAAAATGACAGGAACCGCATAATACCAATATCCCTGATGCCAAAGACTGACGAACGCAACGTTGTAGAAGCACTTTCCCAATACCCCAGCGGCAATATACGAGAAAATATCGGGAAATCCTTGAAACCAGTCTCGACGCCGAAGGAATAAATAGATGGAACAAACAATCATCGGAAAAAACATCTGGAACTCTCGAATGAAATTCTCGGAAAAAGAGGAGTAACTGAGCATCCGATTCGCGGAAAACATGGGTTCGTCCCACGAAAAGACAGGTAGCGCAAGCCGGACCAACTCCCTGAAATTATTTACGATGGCCAAGCCAGCTTTCGCCGAACCGCTCATAGGCATGAGCACTCCGACTGTTACGATATTGTAGGCAAGATAGGAAAGTATGAAAACAAGAGGCACAACAATGCCAACGGCAACCCTTCGTGCACCTATCTCCTGGGTATGCCTCACCAGATATGCGAGAATTGCCAGCAAAATAAAAACATCGTCGAGCCGGGCAAGCACACCCAACCCCATTAAAATAGAAGCAACCACAGCGCCGACCCTATCCGAGGCAGTAAGAATCACCACGATCACAAGCGAAAAAAGAAAAAGTGATAGAGGTGATTCCATGCCATTTGCATAACTCCAAAAAGCCAAGTGATCTGGAGCAATCGGCATTGCCAATAGCCATGAAAAGCCCGGAATAAGAAATGGGAA
This portion of the Candidatus Ozemobacteraceae bacterium genome encodes:
- a CDS encoding glycosyltransferase, with product MKNPVLTICIPTYNRASFLEKTLASIVSQRVFLESNDVEIVVSDNASTDNTPEVVKQYQTMFHGKIVSIRSDIPVGANCNFERSMRYGKGEFLKLHNDSFLFLPGGVEKCLQAVRDNGDASIIYIHGMKKLSIRERVIENVNDLVRRFSYHATWAGAYFFRRDVYEKVQGAFEQYEPDFPHLDILLRILEEKKKVVACSIECLQWQKMIRKQRNEAEIFGNKYINILEESLKKGLLDKRVFAREKCQVLFWHIIPFYFDFFNQFTSDHFGLKVYWDSMRKYHREIYFYISLYFLVIYSCLLKIIPLRKIAGKMKNTLACWRDMIFGCGEEAR
- a CDS encoding class I SAM-dependent methyltransferase; its protein translation is MVWDPVWEKIFASRAWGRYPGEELVRFVARNFYDAPDRTAIKFLELGCGPGPNLWFLAREGFTAFGIDGSPSALSQARARLDQEVPNWRGALLQGELLHLPFPDNSFDALIDNEAVSCNSFEDACHIYAEAHRVLKPGGKLFVRTFATGSWGDGTGTPAGHNAWLASEGPLAGEGLARFTDEQQLFDLLNGFFQDSVKLLHSTDKNVTHAVVEWFVQAGKALK
- a CDS encoding glycosyltransferase; its protein translation is MNTPEFSLIITTYNSSRTIDQALKSVENLEDAKNIEVIISDDASQDDTVGHITAWAHRCNDIFNNIIVIPNEVNLGIAGNHTLAFGCATAAFGTYIGGDDYFIRPDFFRNLRRHIDSNLKIAKTDLISIFEETGAAIPTFHEVARFFAYPLPMQKRLMCLVGNVIAGGPGTILHIPTLKQLGYFGKEIRVFEDFQVYLSFLFAGYRIRMLPVQGIAWRRHLGSLSYSQKERMHEAQGAIYNTYIRPHLPRLPYITRSLTKLRYAFPTGIWVKLFCPLWWGHLLHVFLREAREPTSTLKSSEPKILDIEA